The Desulfovibrio sp. JC010 genomic interval AATCTGATTTGCTCTACAAAAAAAGAAATCCCCGTTTTTCATTGAAAAACGGGGATTTTGCTTGTTCTGTGCTGAAACTAATAAGTCAAACGGAACTGATCTCTTCTGTTCTTGGCCCATGCGGTTTCGTTGTGGGCGGGATCAACAGGTTCTTCTTCGCCGAAGCTGACGATGCTCAGTCTTTCGGGGGCCACGCCAAGCAGGATGAGAAACTCATACGCTGCACGGGCACGACGCTCACCAAGAGCGAGATTGTATTCTTCAGTACCGCGCTCATCGCAGTAACCTTCGATGACCATGGTCACGTTGTCATATTTCTTCAGAATTTCGGCTTTCTGCTGCAGCAGGGGACGATACTCTTCCTTGATTTCAAAAGAATCGAAATCAAAATGGATCATATTGCCAAGCTCTACAACAGCTTCATTAAATTCTTTTTTAGCGGCAGCAACCTTGCGCTCATCTTCAAGAGCCTGTTCCTGAAGGGCTCTTTCCCTTTCCAGACGGGCCTGTTCTTCTTTATCGAGCTGCTCCTTGTTCTGCTGCTCGGCCATTCTTTCCTCTACAGCGGGGCTGGCGGGGGAAGATTCGACCTGCTTCTTTGAACATCCGGTACCAAGTCCGGCTATCAACATGAATACTACACACAAAATTATCGCTCTAGCTCTCATTTGCCCTCCAGAATAAGGAACTTTTAAGGTCAGGAGTTTGTCCATGCCAATATAACACTACATTAAATTAGACTTACAATATTACGACCCTAAAGTGTTTTGTAAAAAAATCAAGTCGCGGTTGCAACAAAACTGTTAAACCGCTACTTCACTGTGGCCCCCTTAAAAAAATCCACCCCACATTACCAATTACGACTTATGTGCCTTACCCCATGCCGGGGCCTTGGCAACTCCGCTTCCTGTAGGCACCAGCATGGCCGGATCGCCATGACGGGTGGTCAGGTAAATCTTGTACTTTCCGCTTCTGCTGGAAGAAAAAGCAATGTAATAACCATCCGGCCCAAAAGCAGGCTCTTCATCATTTCCAGGCCCGAAGGTAAGCTGCCGTTCCCGTCCATTTGTCAGGTCATGCACGAAAATACGGTGCCCCATGGGAGTCTGGCGGGAGAAAGCCACAAAGCGGCCGTCCGGGCTGATGGTCGGGTTGGTGTTGTATTTTCCTTTCGTGGTTACACGGGTAACAACACCGCTCTTCATATCCAGCAGAAAAATATGGGGATTTCCGAACCGGGCGGAGGTAAAAACCATCTTCTGCCCGGTGCTGTCAAAATCTGGCGAAACCTCAATGGCCCAGCTTTTGGCCAAGGCCTTTTTAGGCTTGTAA includes:
- the pal gene encoding peptidoglycan-associated lipoprotein Pal; its protein translation is MRARAIILCVVFMLIAGLGTGCSKKQVESSPASPAVEERMAEQQNKEQLDKEEQARLERERALQEQALEDERKVAAAKKEFNEAVVELGNMIHFDFDSFEIKEEYRPLLQQKAEILKKYDNVTMVIEGYCDERGTEEYNLALGERRARAAYEFLILLGVAPERLSIVSFGEEEPVDPAHNETAWAKNRRDQFRLTY